From the Apus apus isolate bApuApu2 chromosome 4, bApuApu2.pri.cur, whole genome shotgun sequence genome, one window contains:
- the LOC127383604 gene encoding glycerol-3-phosphate acyltransferase 3 isoform X2, producing MAGAGARPHRAALGAGHLAGHLRGLHVGPDEDAAGIIERDETPMEKEIARLHRVDFEFSDIFYFCRKGFEAIVEDEVTQRFSSEELVSWNLLTRTNVNFHYISLRLTIVWVIGVIVRYCFLLPLRFTLAAIGITSMIVGTTMVGQLPNSSVKNYLSELVHLTCSRILVRALSGTIHYHNKENKPQKGGICVANHTSPIDAIILTNDGCYAMVGQVHGGLMGVIQRATVKACPHVWFERSEIKDRHLVTKRLREHVADKSKLPILIFPEGTCINNTSVMMFKKGSFEIGGTIYPVAIKYDPQFGDAFWNSSKYNIVSYLLRIMTSWAIVCNVWYLPPMVRKEDEDAVQFANRVRSAIAHQGGLTELPWDGGLKRAKVKDSFKEEQQKNYSKMLVRNGSIGSVSTGTESD from the exons GTATCATTGAAAGAGATGAAACACCTATGGAGAAAGAAATTGCACGTCTGCATCGAGTGGACTTCGAATTCTCTGACATATTCTACTTCTGCAGAAAAGGGTTTGAGGCCATTGTGGAAGATGAAGTCACCCAAAGGTTTTCCTCTGAAGAGCTGGTCTCTTGGAATCTCCTCACAAGGACTAATGTCAACTTCCACTACATTAGCCTGAGGCTGACTATTGTGTGGGTCATTGGGGTTATAGTGCGGTACTGCTTCCTGCTGCCCCTACG CTTTACCCTTGCTGCAATTGGGATTACCTCAATGATTGTGGGGACAACAATGGTAGGACAGCTGCCAAACAGCAG tgtgaAAAACTATCTGAGTGAACTGGTCCACCTCACATGCTCGCGCATCCTTGTCAGAGCTCTGTCTGGTACTATCCATTACCATAACAA ggaaaacaaaccccagaaagGAGGAATTTGTGTTGCCAACCACACATCACCGATAGATGCAATTATTTTGACAAATGATGGATGCTATGCAATG GTTGGCCAGGTTCACGGTGGACTAATGGGAGTTATTCAGAGGGCCACGGTCAAGGCCTGTCCTCACGTCTGGTTTGAACGCTCGGAAATAAAAGACCGCCATCTAGTGACAAAAAG aCTCAGGGAACATGTGGCAGATAAAAGCAAGCTCCCAATCTTAATTTTTCCAGAAG GTACCTGCATAAATAATACATCTGTGATGATGTTCAAGAAGGGGAGCTTTGAAATAGGAGGGACAATCTATCCAGTTGCAATCAAA TATGATCCTCAGTTTGGAGATGCATTCTGGAACAGCAGCAAATACAACATTGTGAGCTACCTGCTGCGAATAATGACCAGCTGGGCCATTGTTTGCAATGTATGGTACCTGCCACCAATGGTTAGAAAG GAAGATGAAGATGCTGTTCAGTTTGCCAACAGAGTGAGGTCAGCCATTGCTCACCAAGGAGGACTGACTGAACTTCCCTG ggatggaggtctGAAACGAGCAAAAGTCAAGGATTCTTTCAaagaagaacagcagaaaaactaCAGCAAGATGCTAGTGAGAAATGGATCAATAGGAAGTGTGTCTACAGGAACAGAGTCAGACTGA
- the LOC127383604 gene encoding glycerol-3-phosphate acyltransferase 3 isoform X3: protein MLKTPAANGIIERDETPMEKEIARLHRVDFEFSDIFYFCRKGFEAIVEDEVTQRFSSEELVSWNLLTRTNVNFHYISLRLTIVWVIGVIVRYCFLLPLRFTLAAIGITSMIVGTTMVGQLPNSSVKNYLSELVHLTCSRILVRALSGTIHYHNKENKPQKGGICVANHTSPIDAIILTNDGCYAMVGQVHGGLMGVIQRATVKACPHVWFERSEIKDRHLVTKRLREHVADKSKLPILIFPEGTCINNTSVMMFKKGSFEIGGTIYPVAIKYDPQFGDAFWNSSKYNIVSYLLRIMTSWAIVCNVWYLPPMVRKEDEDAVQFANRVRSAIAHQGGLTELPWDGGLKRAKVKDSFKEEQQKNYSKMLVRNGSIGSVSTGTESD, encoded by the exons GTATCATTGAAAGAGATGAAACACCTATGGAGAAAGAAATTGCACGTCTGCATCGAGTGGACTTCGAATTCTCTGACATATTCTACTTCTGCAGAAAAGGGTTTGAGGCCATTGTGGAAGATGAAGTCACCCAAAGGTTTTCCTCTGAAGAGCTGGTCTCTTGGAATCTCCTCACAAGGACTAATGTCAACTTCCACTACATTAGCCTGAGGCTGACTATTGTGTGGGTCATTGGGGTTATAGTGCGGTACTGCTTCCTGCTGCCCCTACG CTTTACCCTTGCTGCAATTGGGATTACCTCAATGATTGTGGGGACAACAATGGTAGGACAGCTGCCAAACAGCAG tgtgaAAAACTATCTGAGTGAACTGGTCCACCTCACATGCTCGCGCATCCTTGTCAGAGCTCTGTCTGGTACTATCCATTACCATAACAA ggaaaacaaaccccagaaagGAGGAATTTGTGTTGCCAACCACACATCACCGATAGATGCAATTATTTTGACAAATGATGGATGCTATGCAATG GTTGGCCAGGTTCACGGTGGACTAATGGGAGTTATTCAGAGGGCCACGGTCAAGGCCTGTCCTCACGTCTGGTTTGAACGCTCGGAAATAAAAGACCGCCATCTAGTGACAAAAAG aCTCAGGGAACATGTGGCAGATAAAAGCAAGCTCCCAATCTTAATTTTTCCAGAAG GTACCTGCATAAATAATACATCTGTGATGATGTTCAAGAAGGGGAGCTTTGAAATAGGAGGGACAATCTATCCAGTTGCAATCAAA TATGATCCTCAGTTTGGAGATGCATTCTGGAACAGCAGCAAATACAACATTGTGAGCTACCTGCTGCGAATAATGACCAGCTGGGCCATTGTTTGCAATGTATGGTACCTGCCACCAATGGTTAGAAAG GAAGATGAAGATGCTGTTCAGTTTGCCAACAGAGTGAGGTCAGCCATTGCTCACCAAGGAGGACTGACTGAACTTCCCTG ggatggaggtctGAAACGAGCAAAAGTCAAGGATTCTTTCAaagaagaacagcagaaaaactaCAGCAAGATGCTAGTGAGAAATGGATCAATAGGAAGTGTGTCTACAGGAACAGAGTCAGACTGA
- the LOC127383604 gene encoding glycerol-3-phosphate acyltransferase 3 isoform X4, with product MEKEIARLHRVDFEFSDIFYFCRKGFEAIVEDEVTQRFSSEELVSWNLLTRTNVNFHYISLRLTIVWVIGVIVRYCFLLPLRFTLAAIGITSMIVGTTMVGQLPNSSVKNYLSELVHLTCSRILVRALSGTIHYHNKENKPQKGGICVANHTSPIDAIILTNDGCYAMVGQVHGGLMGVIQRATVKACPHVWFERSEIKDRHLVTKRLREHVADKSKLPILIFPEGTCINNTSVMMFKKGSFEIGGTIYPVAIKYDPQFGDAFWNSSKYNIVSYLLRIMTSWAIVCNVWYLPPMVRKEDEDAVQFANRVRSAIAHQGGLTELPWDGGLKRAKVKDSFKEEQQKNYSKMLVRNGSIGSVSTGTESD from the exons ATGGAGAAAGAAATTGCACGTCTGCATCGAGTGGACTTCGAATTCTCTGACATATTCTACTTCTGCAGAAAAGGGTTTGAGGCCATTGTGGAAGATGAAGTCACCCAAAGGTTTTCCTCTGAAGAGCTGGTCTCTTGGAATCTCCTCACAAGGACTAATGTCAACTTCCACTACATTAGCCTGAGGCTGACTATTGTGTGGGTCATTGGGGTTATAGTGCGGTACTGCTTCCTGCTGCCCCTACG CTTTACCCTTGCTGCAATTGGGATTACCTCAATGATTGTGGGGACAACAATGGTAGGACAGCTGCCAAACAGCAG tgtgaAAAACTATCTGAGTGAACTGGTCCACCTCACATGCTCGCGCATCCTTGTCAGAGCTCTGTCTGGTACTATCCATTACCATAACAA ggaaaacaaaccccagaaagGAGGAATTTGTGTTGCCAACCACACATCACCGATAGATGCAATTATTTTGACAAATGATGGATGCTATGCAATG GTTGGCCAGGTTCACGGTGGACTAATGGGAGTTATTCAGAGGGCCACGGTCAAGGCCTGTCCTCACGTCTGGTTTGAACGCTCGGAAATAAAAGACCGCCATCTAGTGACAAAAAG aCTCAGGGAACATGTGGCAGATAAAAGCAAGCTCCCAATCTTAATTTTTCCAGAAG GTACCTGCATAAATAATACATCTGTGATGATGTTCAAGAAGGGGAGCTTTGAAATAGGAGGGACAATCTATCCAGTTGCAATCAAA TATGATCCTCAGTTTGGAGATGCATTCTGGAACAGCAGCAAATACAACATTGTGAGCTACCTGCTGCGAATAATGACCAGCTGGGCCATTGTTTGCAATGTATGGTACCTGCCACCAATGGTTAGAAAG GAAGATGAAGATGCTGTTCAGTTTGCCAACAGAGTGAGGTCAGCCATTGCTCACCAAGGAGGACTGACTGAACTTCCCTG ggatggaggtctGAAACGAGCAAAAGTCAAGGATTCTTTCAaagaagaacagcagaaaaactaCAGCAAGATGCTAGTGAGAAATGGATCAATAGGAAGTGTGTCTACAGGAACAGAGTCAGACTGA